One genomic segment of Paenibacillus durus includes these proteins:
- a CDS encoding HAL/PAL/TAL family ammonia-lyase — translation MAERSRPVSGSALVLDGTGLSVADVDSVARGNREVVIAPSAWERLEKARQVIFELAEEGLPVYGLNRGVGWNKDKVISPGLYEDYNRSLLLSHSAGVKPEAPEEVVRAAMLARLNGLLSGATGSQPEIAALYADFLNLGLHPVMPLRGSVGAADITLIAHLGLAMIGEGEVQLGGRRLPAKQALAELGLAPLRLGPKDGLAIVSSNALSAGNGALALHDLAGLLEVTDTVYALSLEAIRGNVSPLDEAVHRKRPFRGQLASAANVCKNLAGSGLWEAYNPDSLQDPLSFRDACQIHGAARDALAYTRELLEIHLNSPDDNPCVLAEERRILSCANFDPVVWTLGFEMLGSALHHVSKSSCYRILKLGDPAFTGLSRFLTPDADRSIGFGTVQKTASSLDAEIRHLSNPASADYMSLAGDIEDHGTNAPFVVSKTREIIDRLTYMLAIEAIHAAQAIDLRGGVKLGRGTEAVYRLLRTAVPFLDADRIQTVDIEAAYRLIKDGELLTSVRRVLSK, via the coding sequence TGGCTGAGAGAAGCCGCCCGGTCTCCGGCAGTGCTCTGGTGCTGGATGGAACCGGTCTTAGTGTGGCCGATGTGGACAGCGTTGCCCGGGGCAACCGGGAAGTTGTAATCGCGCCAAGCGCCTGGGAACGGCTAGAGAAGGCGCGGCAGGTAATCTTCGAGCTGGCAGAAGAAGGACTGCCCGTATATGGGTTGAACCGGGGCGTAGGCTGGAATAAAGACAAAGTCATTTCTCCCGGCTTGTATGAAGATTACAACCGCAGCCTGCTGTTGTCCCACAGCGCGGGGGTCAAGCCCGAGGCCCCGGAGGAGGTGGTCCGGGCGGCGATGCTCGCCCGGCTGAACGGCCTGCTCTCAGGAGCCACCGGCTCGCAGCCGGAAATCGCTGCGCTCTACGCCGACTTCCTCAATCTGGGGCTTCACCCGGTTATGCCGCTGCGCGGTTCGGTGGGCGCCGCGGATATCACCCTGATCGCCCACCTGGGTCTGGCGATGATCGGGGAAGGAGAGGTGCAGCTTGGCGGACGCCGCCTGCCGGCCAAGCAGGCGCTCGCGGAGCTTGGACTGGCTCCGCTGCGGCTGGGGCCGAAGGACGGGCTGGCCATCGTCAGCTCCAATGCGCTCTCAGCCGGAAACGGCGCGCTGGCGCTGCATGATCTGGCAGGATTACTGGAAGTCACCGATACGGTATACGCCCTGTCGCTGGAGGCAATTCGCGGCAATGTCAGCCCGCTGGACGAAGCCGTTCACCGCAAGCGTCCATTCCGGGGGCAGCTTGCCAGCGCGGCGAATGTCTGCAAGAATCTGGCCGGCAGTGGCCTGTGGGAGGCGTATAATCCGGACTCCCTGCAGGACCCGCTCAGCTTCCGTGATGCCTGCCAGATCCACGGCGCGGCCCGTGACGCGCTTGCCTATACCCGGGAGCTGCTGGAGATTCATCTGAACAGCCCGGATGACAATCCCTGCGTGCTGGCGGAAGAGCGGCGCATATTATCCTGCGCCAATTTTGATCCCGTGGTCTGGACGCTGGGATTCGAGATGCTGGGCAGCGCCCTGCATCATGTCTCCAAAAGCTCCTGCTACCGCATCCTCAAGCTCGGAGACCCGGCCTTTACCGGCCTCAGCCGCTTTCTGACGCCGGATGCGGACCGCTCAATCGGCTTCGGCACCGTCCAGAAGACGGCCTCTTCGCTGGATGCGGAAATCCGCCATCTCAGCAATCCGGCCTCCGCCGATTACATGTCGCTGGCGGGAGATATCGAGGACCACGGAACCAACGCGCCGTTTGTCGTCTCCAAGACAAGGGAGATCATTGACCGGCTCACCTATATGCTGGCGATTGAAGCCATTCACGCCGCGCAGGCCATTGACCTGCGCGGCGGGGTTAAGCTGGGACGGGGAACGGAGGCGGTCTACCGGCTGCTCCGCACCGCCGTGCCTTTCCTGGATGCCGACCGCATCCAGACGGTGGATATTGAAGCGGCGTACCGGCTGATCAAGGACGGGGAGTTGCTGACGTCAGTGCGGCGGGTGCTAAGCAAGTGA
- a CDS encoding PIN domain-containing protein yields MDGYLLDTNIAIALLAAEPAALEFVRQARDDRMSIYFSVITECEVFSGLSSEVRLQGIKLFNTRRCIDVSSPIARLAGDIRREQRSKGRKLKTPDAIIIATSLEHQLGLVSRDHDMNFVQEAFGIPLISI; encoded by the coding sequence TTGGACGGTTATTTACTCGATACGAATATTGCCATAGCTCTTCTTGCGGCTGAACCTGCCGCATTGGAGTTTGTTCGACAAGCCAGGGATGATCGGATGTCCATCTATTTTTCCGTTATTACGGAGTGTGAAGTGTTCAGTGGGTTAAGTTCTGAAGTCCGCTTGCAGGGGATTAAACTGTTTAATACCCGCAGATGCATCGACGTAAGCTCCCCCATTGCACGGCTTGCCGGCGACATAAGAAGAGAACAAAGATCAAAAGGCCGTAAGCTTAAAACACCGGATGCGATTATTATCGCCACTTCTTTAGAACACCAGCTTGGTCTTGTGTCAAGGGATCATGATATGAACTTTGTTCAGGAAGCATTTGGTATACCGTTAATATCAATCTAG
- a CDS encoding exonuclease domain-containing protein yields the protein MNPNSYTFIDVETPNPSNDKICSLAIIHVQDGVIEFEGYYLINPEAGFDERNMAVHGIKAADVKDKPTFAQVWPKIEPYLVTAVTVAHNARFDLRVISKALLYYDLPIPEFNYFCTCEKAKRHLPARSYRLPDLARELNIELSEHHHALHDTRACMSLFVWLTQHYGLLPGDVQAFRFDETLKANGIVLQKAMNELYGILYGIGIDQLIRVEEHKAIETWMQEYKAYRRQEHFAECYRVLDQILEDQVITEKEFKQLMQWIKTHESSNLFSSLTLEMQVLYGILKGIIGDGLICREEVDALKGWMEQHSELSGNYPFNKIYEALVQILKDGRITAEEESALLSLIEGYVNPKIAADMEESIDLNGKVCCLTGTFIRGTKAELERLIVQRGGSCVPGLTKAVHYLIVGGEGSANWAYGNFGGKIKKALEMKDKGSCIEIISETAL from the coding sequence ATGAATCCGAACAGCTATACCTTTATTGATGTCGAAACGCCCAATCCTTCGAATGACAAAATCTGTTCCCTGGCGATTATTCATGTTCAAGACGGGGTTATTGAGTTCGAAGGCTACTACTTGATTAACCCGGAGGCCGGTTTTGACGAGCGGAATATGGCGGTACACGGCATCAAGGCAGCCGATGTGAAGGACAAGCCGACTTTTGCTCAGGTATGGCCTAAAATTGAGCCGTATCTGGTAACGGCTGTAACGGTAGCCCATAATGCCCGGTTCGATCTCAGGGTCATCAGTAAAGCACTGCTCTATTACGATTTGCCCATACCGGAGTTCAACTATTTCTGCACATGCGAGAAGGCCAAAAGACATCTGCCGGCGCGTTCCTACCGTCTGCCGGATTTAGCTCGTGAGCTGAATATCGAACTGTCCGAGCATCATCATGCCCTGCACGACACCCGAGCCTGCATGTCCTTGTTTGTCTGGTTGACCCAACATTATGGCTTGCTGCCCGGAGATGTCCAAGCGTTTCGGTTCGACGAGACGCTAAAGGCCAACGGGATCGTGCTTCAGAAAGCGATGAATGAATTGTACGGTATTCTTTATGGAATCGGAATCGATCAGTTGATCCGGGTGGAGGAGCACAAAGCGATTGAGACTTGGATGCAGGAGTATAAAGCTTACCGCCGTCAGGAACATTTCGCGGAATGCTACCGTGTGCTCGACCAAATTTTGGAGGATCAGGTCATTACGGAGAAGGAGTTCAAGCAGCTCATGCAGTGGATCAAGACCCATGAGTCTTCAAACTTGTTCAGCAGTCTTACTCTGGAAATGCAGGTACTGTACGGCATTCTGAAAGGTATTATTGGCGATGGTTTGATCTGTCGGGAGGAGGTCGACGCGCTCAAAGGCTGGATGGAACAGCATAGCGAACTAAGCGGGAACTACCCGTTCAATAAAATCTATGAAGCGCTGGTGCAAATTCTTAAGGATGGCCGGATAACCGCCGAGGAAGAGTCGGCGCTGCTTTCGCTGATTGAAGGATATGTGAACCCGAAGATTGCCGCCGACATGGAAGAATCGATCGATTTGAATGGAAAAGTATGTTGTCTGACCGGTACATTCATCCGGGGAACGAAAGCGGAACTGGAGCGGCTCATTGTTCAGAGAGGAGGCAGCTGCGTGCCAGGGCTTACGAAAGCGGTCCACTACCTGATTGTCGGCGGGGAGGGAAGCGCGAATTGGGCTTACGGCAATTTTGGCGGAAAAATTAAAAAAGCGCTGGAAATGAAGGACAAGGGTAGCTGCATCGAAATCATCAGCGAGACCGCGTTGTAA
- a CDS encoding FAD-dependent oxidoreductase: MDSYKLKSREIPLNTTYEVIVVGGGPAGCTAAASAAREGAKTLLIEATGSLGGMGTSGLVPAWCPFSDKEKMVYRGLAGKVFETLKAQMPHVKPEALDWVPIELEKLKVVYDNLVTEAGADVLFLTSLAEVETDGQGNVTAIVALNKGGLQAFRAPVYIDCTGDGDVAAWAGAEYRKGDSATGDLQPATHCFILGNVDEYAYLNGPLLHKENPQSPIHEAVASGRYPEVPDTHLCNNLIAPRAVGFNAGHLWQVDNTNAHSVSKALIRGRKMAAAYRDMLAEIQPASFGNAYVASTGTLMGTRESRRIIGDYVLTVDDYVSRRSFEDEICRNSYFIDVHGTEKEEKSEAGSAQTITLYGPGESHGIPYRCLTPRGLRNVLVAGRSISCERRVLGSVRVMPVCLAMGEAAGLAAALAASADGDVHAVNVGRLRQRLREEGAYLPEMSAAGNRGDVR, from the coding sequence ATGGATAGCTACAAATTGAAGAGCAGGGAAATCCCGCTGAATACAACCTATGAGGTGATCGTTGTCGGGGGCGGACCGGCAGGATGTACTGCCGCGGCGTCAGCCGCGCGGGAAGGGGCGAAGACGCTGCTGATCGAGGCCACCGGAAGTCTAGGCGGGATGGGGACATCGGGGCTAGTCCCGGCATGGTGCCCGTTCTCGGATAAGGAGAAAATGGTCTACCGCGGGCTGGCGGGCAAGGTGTTCGAGACGCTGAAGGCGCAAATGCCCCATGTGAAGCCGGAGGCGCTCGATTGGGTGCCGATCGAGCTGGAGAAGCTGAAGGTCGTCTACGATAATCTGGTGACAGAGGCCGGCGCCGACGTATTGTTCCTCACCTCGCTGGCCGAGGTGGAGACGGACGGGCAGGGAAATGTGACGGCGATTGTCGCCTTGAACAAGGGCGGGCTGCAGGCGTTCCGTGCGCCGGTGTATATCGATTGCACGGGCGACGGGGATGTGGCCGCCTGGGCGGGAGCGGAGTACCGGAAAGGCGACAGCGCCACCGGTGACCTCCAGCCGGCGACCCACTGCTTCATCCTCGGCAATGTGGACGAATATGCTTATCTGAACGGGCCGCTTCTCCATAAAGAGAACCCGCAAAGCCCGATCCATGAAGCGGTGGCCTCGGGCCGGTACCCGGAAGTACCGGACACGCATCTCTGCAACAATCTAATCGCTCCGCGCGCCGTCGGTTTCAACGCCGGCCATCTGTGGCAGGTGGACAATACGAATGCCCATTCCGTATCCAAGGCGCTGATCCGGGGGCGGAAGATGGCCGCCGCCTACCGCGACATGCTGGCCGAGATCCAGCCGGCTTCTTTTGGCAATGCTTATGTCGCCAGCACCGGCACGCTGATGGGCACCCGCGAATCGCGGCGTATCATCGGGGACTACGTACTGACGGTGGATGACTACGTCTCCCGCCGGAGCTTCGAGGACGAGATTTGCCGCAACAGCTACTTCATCGATGTGCACGGCACCGAGAAGGAGGAGAAGAGCGAGGCGGGCTCGGCGCAGACGATTACGCTGTACGGACCCGGCGAATCGCACGGCATCCCCTACCGCTGCCTGACGCCGCGTGGGCTGCGCAATGTGCTTGTGGCCGGGCGGTCCATCTCCTGCGAGCGCCGGGTACTCGGCAGCGTCCGCGTCATGCCGGTCTGCCTCGCGATGGGTGAAGCCGCCGGATTGGCCGCAGCCCTCGCCGCCTCGGCGGACGGCGATGTGCATGCGGTCAACGTCGGCCGGCTGCGGCAGCGCCTGCGGGAAGAAGGGGCCTATCTGCCCGAGATGTCCGCCGCCGGGAACAGGGGTGACGTGAGATGA
- a CDS encoding carbohydrate ABC transporter permease encodes MSHHATVQKQLAAAEKRTYWTRRRREQLAGWLFIAPEVLGMLVLAVFPLIFSLGLSLTEWNLVGGLSAIKFIGLDNFAELFRDDRFLKALKNNIGFTAGTVPATMLMGVIFAAIIHKKLYFKNYFKVAFFVPYICSTVAVSAVWSALYHPSKGPLNQLLMQLGVSDPPRWLVDTSWSLAAIMVIYIWQLLGYQIIIFMAGMTNIPDELYEAATIDGATGIQQFRRITLPLLGPTTFFLAITSIISSFKVFDMIKFLTNGGPNYSSTVIVYQIYEEGFQHFRMGYASAMSWILFLIIMLVTSLTWITQSRKVHY; translated from the coding sequence ATGAGCCATCATGCAACCGTACAGAAGCAGCTCGCCGCTGCGGAAAAAAGAACGTACTGGACCCGCCGGAGGCGCGAACAACTAGCCGGCTGGCTGTTCATCGCGCCCGAGGTACTCGGCATGCTCGTCCTCGCTGTGTTTCCGCTCATCTTCAGCCTGGGCCTCAGCCTGACCGAGTGGAACCTCGTCGGCGGCCTGTCCGCCATCAAGTTTATCGGCCTCGATAATTTTGCCGAGCTGTTCCGGGACGACAGGTTCCTAAAGGCGCTGAAGAACAACATCGGCTTCACTGCCGGCACCGTGCCGGCCACGATGCTGATGGGCGTTATTTTTGCAGCGATCATCCACAAGAAACTATACTTCAAGAATTATTTCAAGGTAGCGTTCTTCGTTCCCTATATTTGTTCGACAGTCGCGGTATCCGCGGTGTGGTCGGCACTCTATCATCCGTCCAAGGGACCGCTGAACCAGCTGCTGATGCAGCTTGGAGTCTCTGATCCGCCCCGCTGGCTGGTGGACACGAGCTGGTCGCTTGCCGCAATCATGGTGATCTATATCTGGCAGCTGCTCGGCTACCAGATTATCATTTTTATGGCGGGGATGACCAATATCCCGGATGAGCTCTACGAGGCTGCGACTATCGATGGCGCGACCGGCATCCAGCAGTTTCGGCGGATCACGCTGCCGCTGCTCGGGCCGACGACTTTTTTTCTGGCGATTACCAGCATCATCTCTTCGTTCAAGGTGTTCGATATGATCAAGTTCCTGACAAACGGCGGACCTAATTACTCCAGCACGGTCATTGTATACCAAATTTACGAAGAAGGATTTCAGCATTTCCGGATGGGCTACGCTTCCGCCATGTCCTGGATATTATTCCTGATCATTATGCTCGTGACTTCGCTGACCTGGATCACCCAGAGCCGGAAGGTTCATTATTAA
- a CDS encoding carbohydrate ABC transporter permease gives MTIRKIKLGPIVLTALFGALSFFFLLPLVWMMSAAAKTEKEVWTFPIQWIPKDWHFAENFRTVWMGDVSFGLFYMNSVKIALISTLATLIVSAMAGYALSKLKFTGRGLVFSAMMAFMMIPEQATLVPRYIMIKEMGLYDTHAALILMGMFSSYFTFLLRQFMIGVHNDLLEAAELDGAGFYRIFWSVMLPLSRPILATVGIIKFIWTWNDYQGPLIMLNSTNLYTIPLGMQFFKEEFGTTISVMMMASLAAIIPLLVLFLILQKQVIQGISIGGVKG, from the coding sequence ATGACGATACGAAAAATCAAGCTTGGGCCTATCGTACTGACAGCGCTGTTCGGCGCGCTCTCGTTCTTCTTCCTGCTGCCGCTGGTCTGGATGATGTCCGCCGCCGCCAAGACGGAGAAAGAGGTCTGGACGTTTCCGATTCAGTGGATTCCTAAGGATTGGCATTTTGCCGAAAATTTCAGGACCGTCTGGATGGGGGATGTCTCCTTCGGCCTCTTCTATATGAACTCGGTCAAAATCGCCCTGATCTCCACGCTCGCAACGCTCATCGTCTCCGCCATGGCCGGCTACGCGCTGTCCAAGCTGAAATTTACGGGGAGGGGCCTCGTCTTCAGCGCCATGATGGCCTTTATGATGATTCCGGAGCAGGCGACGCTCGTTCCCCGCTACATCATGATCAAGGAAATGGGACTCTACGATACGCATGCCGCGCTCATTCTGATGGGCATGTTCTCCAGTTATTTCACCTTTTTGCTGCGGCAGTTCATGATCGGGGTGCACAACGATCTATTGGAAGCGGCCGAGCTGGACGGCGCCGGATTCTACCGTATTTTCTGGAGCGTCATGCTGCCCCTGAGCCGTCCCATTCTGGCCACCGTCGGCATCATCAAATTCATCTGGACCTGGAATGACTACCAGGGTCCGCTGATCATGCTGAATTCGACCAATCTGTATACGATTCCGCTCGGCATGCAGTTCTTCAAGGAGGAGTTCGGAACCACGATTTCAGTGATGATGATGGCTTCGCTTGCGGCCATTATCCCGCTGCTCGTGCTTTTCCTGATCCTGCAGAAGCAGGTGATCCAGGGTATTTCCATCGGCGGGGTCAAAGGATGA
- a CDS encoding ABC transporter substrate-binding protein, which produces MKKPALWLASLLLTFSVTACSGGGNAPAASDKGAAADPAATSQANTPAEKEKIKFYTFKSNKPEEPAYQAVQAYNQSQDKVEVEYISLVQNSDSTEFLKKLDVLVAGGEIVDAFMTGNEEELMERASRGVVEPLNSYFEAEGVKPEDEYFKVLKLDGKIYGLMGSATQWFTVFNKKHLDETGLKLPEMGWTWDDFRDYAKKLTAPDHYGTYFHTWGEYANIIAYTEHPNPQLSADLKPIFDDPSFSYFFNLRRAMEKEDKSAEPYADVLASNYHVLQQFFAGKASMLAVPSYAVRAGLNLEKFPHDFQMVYAPLPRSVNATDVGMTNISGGGLAIGAKSEHKQAAYDFIRWMTKESYKYTQEIPALKNVDGKALLEQFFSGNKNLIDTDSLAKTLFDSRNKMPEGTFTVPYGSQLKTIVENSFASYMLDNRNFDEVKAEMTAEVEKVVAANR; this is translated from the coding sequence ATGAAGAAACCTGCACTATGGTTGGCCTCCCTGCTGCTGACGTTCTCGGTTACCGCTTGTTCCGGGGGAGGGAACGCTCCGGCCGCAAGCGACAAAGGGGCTGCCGCCGATCCGGCCGCGACAAGCCAGGCGAACACACCCGCGGAGAAAGAAAAGATCAAATTTTACACCTTTAAGTCCAATAAACCGGAGGAGCCTGCGTACCAGGCGGTTCAGGCCTACAACCAGTCGCAGGACAAAGTAGAGGTGGAATATATTTCACTTGTCCAGAACAGCGATAGTACGGAGTTCCTGAAAAAGCTGGACGTTCTCGTTGCCGGCGGTGAAATTGTAGACGCTTTCATGACCGGGAATGAGGAAGAACTGATGGAGCGGGCTTCGCGCGGAGTTGTGGAACCGCTTAACTCGTATTTTGAGGCCGAGGGAGTCAAGCCGGAGGATGAATATTTCAAGGTGCTCAAGCTGGATGGCAAAATCTACGGGCTGATGGGTTCTGCCACACAGTGGTTTACGGTCTTCAACAAGAAGCATCTGGATGAGACCGGACTTAAGCTTCCGGAAATGGGCTGGACTTGGGACGACTTCCGCGATTACGCCAAAAAGCTGACGGCCCCGGATCATTACGGGACTTATTTTCACACCTGGGGCGAATATGCGAACATCATCGCGTATACCGAGCATCCGAATCCGCAGCTGAGCGCCGACCTGAAGCCGATCTTCGACGACCCGTCCTTTAGTTATTTCTTCAACCTCCGCCGCGCCATGGAGAAGGAAGACAAGAGCGCTGAGCCTTATGCGGATGTGCTGGCCTCGAATTATCATGTGCTGCAGCAGTTTTTTGCCGGCAAAGCCAGCATGCTGGCCGTTCCGAGCTACGCGGTCCGGGCGGGTCTCAACCTGGAGAAATTCCCCCATGATTTTCAGATGGTGTACGCGCCGCTGCCGCGTTCCGTGAACGCAACCGATGTAGGGATGACAAACATTTCGGGCGGTGGTCTGGCGATCGGCGCCAAGTCGGAGCACAAGCAGGCGGCATACGATTTTATCCGCTGGATGACCAAGGAATCCTATAAGTACACGCAGGAAATTCCGGCGCTGAAAAATGTCGACGGCAAGGCGCTTCTGGAACAATTTTTCAGCGGGAACAAAAACTTGATCGATACCGACTCGCTCGCCAAAACCTTGTTCGACAGCCGCAACAAAATGCCGGAAGGCACCTTCACCGTTCCCTACGGCAGCCAGCTCAAGACGATTGTTGAAAATTCCTTTGCCAGCTATATGCTGGACAATCGCAATTTCGATGAAGTCAAGGCGGAAATGACGGCGGAAGTCGAAAAGGTAGTGGCCGCCAACCGGTAA
- a CDS encoding sensor histidine kinase, giving the protein MQWLSRFSYHRRLQFSFLALILLPFAAVTFWSYQSVRQNVSDKILRTNEETITVIANQIEKTIDSISFASLYLSETYDPEVLNSLRYLTNAENFGDYKSYIHQAKLKSIGGILTIQTLDADLEIIIVNRNNRIIMGNLDRPVFSKVPDRFLQESGRLNLGEGTVLQWFPYRESASVPEYYYAARFIFDPRNHEKLGTLFIGIPRHYFENLLDTGNASVVLSLTDSAGETIAVRGGSEAADRKKPLRSEVRISRTGWLLASELPRSSIDSHINREFLVSVSVFGVFFLAFLVLSMFWAGYMNKPISLLRASVKQYVGGNRDVRIPVKGKDEVAMLSAAFNQMLEDINQLLHQVESEQEEKRRLELRALSAQIRPHFLLNTLNSIKVNLLMAGDTTHGAMIDALMKLQRAYVHADQPIQLAEECAILGSYVQVMQVRNRLDIAFHYRLEPGTEELELPRLLLQPVVENAIGHGFSARPDHPRIELESRLSGGMLEIAISDNGRGMAEEAIKRLSRRLSGAEPELPQPEKGVGLINTARRLQVLYGYRSRLTAAANPDGGMIFTFYIPVTGSKEVSSHDDGHVDR; this is encoded by the coding sequence ATGCAATGGCTGAGCCGTTTCTCCTATCATCGGAGGCTGCAGTTCTCGTTCCTGGCCCTGATTCTGCTGCCTTTTGCCGCCGTGACCTTCTGGTCTTACCAATCCGTTCGTCAGAACGTAAGCGACAAGATCCTTCGCACCAACGAAGAGACGATCACCGTCATCGCCAATCAGATCGAAAAAACGATCGACAGCATTTCCTTCGCATCCCTCTATCTCTCCGAAACCTATGATCCCGAAGTCTTGAACAGTCTGCGCTACTTAACGAACGCTGAGAACTTCGGTGATTATAAGTCCTACATCCATCAGGCCAAATTGAAATCGATAGGCGGCATTCTGACGATACAGACGCTCGACGCGGACCTTGAAATTATAATCGTCAACCGGAACAACCGGATTATCATGGGCAACCTGGACCGCCCTGTCTTCTCGAAGGTACCTGACCGTTTCCTGCAGGAGAGCGGCAGGCTGAACCTGGGAGAAGGGACGGTCCTGCAGTGGTTTCCCTACCGGGAAAGCGCCTCTGTTCCGGAGTACTATTATGCCGCCCGTTTCATCTTCGATCCGCGCAACCATGAGAAGCTGGGCACTCTCTTCATCGGCATTCCCCGCCATTATTTCGAAAATCTGCTGGATACGGGCAACGCTTCCGTCGTCCTGTCGCTGACCGATTCGGCGGGGGAGACGATCGCCGTACGCGGGGGAAGCGAGGCAGCGGACCGGAAGAAGCCGCTGCGCAGCGAGGTGCGGATCTCAAGAACCGGCTGGCTGCTGGCCAGCGAGCTTCCCCGCAGTTCGATCGACAGCCATATCAACAGGGAGTTTCTCGTGTCCGTTTCGGTGTTCGGTGTGTTTTTTCTGGCTTTTCTGGTGCTCTCCATGTTCTGGGCAGGGTATATGAACAAGCCGATCAGTCTGCTGCGCGCCAGCGTCAAGCAGTATGTCGGCGGCAACCGCGACGTGCGGATTCCGGTCAAGGGCAAGGACGAGGTGGCAATGCTGTCCGCTGCTTTTAACCAGATGCTGGAGGATATTAACCAGCTGCTGCACCAGGTGGAAAGCGAGCAAGAAGAGAAGCGGAGACTTGAGCTTCGGGCGCTGTCGGCACAGATCCGTCCGCATTTTCTGCTCAATACGCTGAATTCGATCAAGGTCAATCTGCTGATGGCCGGCGACACCACCCACGGGGCGATGATCGACGCGCTGATGAAGCTGCAGCGGGCCTACGTCCATGCCGATCAGCCGATTCAGCTTGCCGAAGAGTGCGCCATCCTCGGCAGCTATGTGCAGGTGATGCAGGTCCGCAACCGGCTGGACATCGCCTTTCATTACCGGCTGGAGCCGGGAACCGAAGAGCTGGAGCTGCCGAGGCTGCTGCTGCAGCCCGTCGTCGAGAACGCGATCGGCCACGGCTTCTCCGCCCGTCCCGATCATCCTCGTATCGAGCTGGAATCGCGCCTAAGCGGCGGCATGCTCGAAATCGCGATCTCCGACAACGGCCGGGGAATGGCCGAAGAGGCGATCAAGCGGCTGAGCCGCCGCCTGTCGGGCGCGGAGCCCGAGCTGCCGCAGCCGGAAAAGGGCGTGGGGCTGATCAACACGGCGCGGCGGCTGCAGGTGCTGTATGGCTACCGGTCGCGGCTGACGGCGGCAGCGAACCCGGACGGCGGCATGATCTTTACATTTTATATTCCGGTAACGGGCAGCAAGGAGGTTTCTTCCCATGATGACGGTCATGTTGATCGATGA